Genomic DNA from Mycobacteroides chelonae CCUG 47445:
CGATCCCTCGAAGATCAGCGGCGTCGGAAACGTCGACACCCTGGCCATGGCGGTGCGCACCGCGGCCGACCTCGGCGCCACCGTCATCAACATCTCCGAGGTGGCGTGCGCCTCCGCCAAACAATTCCTGGATGACCGACCGCTGGGCGCTGCCCTGCAATACGCCGTGGACGTCAAGAACGTCGTAGTGGTCGTCGCCGCGGGAAATGTCGGCGACGGCCAGTGCAAGAACCAGAACCCGCCACCGGATCCGGCGCGGCCCAACACCCCGGACTGGGATGCCGTCCTGGAAACGGTGAGTCCGGCTTGGTACAACGACCTCGTCCTGACAGTGGGCTCGATCGGCCCGGACGGGCAGCCCTCGAAGTTCAGTCTCGGCGGCCCCTGGGTCGATGTCTCGGCGCCCGGTGAAGACATCGTTTCGCTGGACCCCAACCGTGACGCGCTGACCAACGCCTACATGGGCGAGCAGGGTCCGGTACCCATTCAGGGCACCAGCTTCTCCGCGCCGGTGGTTAGTGGCGTTGTCGCGCTGGTGCGTTCACGCTTCCCTCAGCTCAGCGCGCGCGAGGTGATGGACCGCATCAAGAACACGGCACACCGCCCGCCCGGCGGCTGGGACCCTTATCTGGGCTACGGCGTGGTGGACGCGCTGGCCGCGGTCAGCGACGACCTGGGCACCACCAGCGATCTGGCCCGGGCCAACGCGGCCAAGAAGCTGCAGCTGCCGCCCGCACCCGCGCCGCCCGACCCACGGCCACGCCGTGTCGCTCTGATCGGAATAGCGGTCTGCGCGGCATTTCTCGCCGCGGCGCTGGCGATGCTCGCGCCGGTTCGCAAGTTGCGGCAGGGCCGGGACAACTCCACCGAATAGCGGCGGTGGCACGCTCCTTTAAGCAGGCGGTGTGCTCGATGTCGACGGATTGATCGCCAAACCTGTCTTGTCCGGCGGCATTCCGTCGTGCACGACGAGTGCGTCTTCCTTGCTCAGTCGAGGCCCCGGTGGCAGCAGCCCGACGACCGGCCACGGGGCCGGAACGGGCTCAACCGTGAGCCCCAAAGATTTGGCGGCCTCCAGATTCCCGATGCCGAAACGCACGCCGGTATCGAGGATGAGATAGAGAGACTCGGCACGCCCGGTATCGCCACCCAGGCCGGTGGACCGCACGAATGCGCTACGCGCGGGCGGAATGTAGGCGGTGTCGAGGTTGGGGCCCTCCTTGTCGGCCTGCGCCAGGACCACCGGTGCCTGATCGGTCTTCAACGGCAGCGAGTTACCCATCAAAAGCTTGGTCGAGGCGTGTTCCTGCGTCTTCTCCTGACCGGGCTTCCAGCTGCTGCACAGCACCGACTTCTCCGGGACATCCACAATCTTTCCGGCACGGTCCGGAAATGTCTGTACCGCAAGCACATTGAGGCTCTGGTGTCCCGAAATCACATCCGGGGCGACGGAGACGATGTCTTGCGCGCCCTGAGAGTCGGAGAACCGGATCAGATCGGCGGTGACCTCGTTGACGCGTTGCACCCCACCCGAGAGCACCACGTAGTACTCGGCAGAGTCCGCCCGGCTCATCTTGATGACCGACCCCACGCGAACACCACCGGTGGTGATGGGCGAAGGCCCTCCGGCATCGGGGATGGGCGGCGGAGCGATGGCCGGAACCTCGGGAATGGCGTTGAGCACGTTCATCGATATCGGCCGGGGTGTCACACCTTCCAGACGCAGTGCGCGGGTCACCGCGGGGTTGGTCAGGTCCACCGCCGCGCGCTTGCCGTCATAGAGCAGGTACATCTGGCTGTTCACGGTCACCAGGGCGTACCTGTCCTTGGGCATCTCCTCGTTGCCGTTCTCGAGGGTCACCTTGCCCGCGATCACCGTGGAGGTGACGGTGGAGCTAGGCGGGGGCGTCGCGACATCGCACACCGTCCAGATGGTGTCGTCGCCGGTCAGCGGCCCCGGAATGGAGGCCGGCGCACCGGGAATCCCGACAAGCGGGCCGCGACGCGCCTTGGCTAGCTCCGAGTCCTTGACCGGCTTGGGATTCTCGTTGTTCCCGGAGATCAACCGGGCCGACGCCAAATTGAGCGCGGGGTGAAGTGTGTCCTGGATACGGACGTAGACGGCACCGGTGTCCTTGGCCATGACGATGGGCTGGTCGCCCAGCGGCATGTTGGGCCGAAAGAACGCCAAGATCGCACAACCGGCAACGACAACGGTGGCCAGCACGATGCCGACCATGAGCGAACTGGACTGCGACCGCATTGGGTCGTGGATCATCCGGACGTCACGGCGAACCAGTGCGTGCTCCATACGCCGCACCAGGAACCGGTACCCGCTGACCTGCAGCCGGGTTGTCGGTTGTCGCGCCATCGTCCCCCCTCCAGGAAGTCTGCGAAACTCGGATCTACGACCTAGCGATGCCTCTAGGCCTGCCCCCGGATCTTGTCAGATCCTACGTACCGGCCACACGGCCATGCAGCCTATTGCAATACTGGGCAACCACGATAGGTTGCGGGTGGCAACCGCGATGCCCGAGTCGGGTCGGCGCGGCATGACGGTGGGACAGAAGGGGGAACGGTGACCTCGAGCGGGGCGGCTCCGGAACAGGTGCGTCGGGCCACGATGCCCATCCAGATCATGGTGATCTCGCAGCTGCTGATCCTCGCCGCGGTCCTGGTCTCGTTGCTGTTCGGCTGGCCGTGGTGGGCCGCGTTGTTGATCGCGATCGTGTCCTTGGCACTCGTCCTCGGCCGTTGGGGCGGTCAGACGGTCAGGCATTGGGCAGTTACCGGATTCAAGTATCTGACGGGCCGCACCTACCGAAGCTCGGGCAGCATCGCCGACACCCCCAGCAGCCAGGACAGCTGGACCGGAACTCGTTGGGAGAACGGCAAACTCATCACGGTGCTGGAAGTCAGCGCAACCCAACGCCACCCCTCCGTCATCACCCCGGACCACTGCGCCACCGACTCACTGGTGCCCCTGCGCGTGCTGCGGGAGTGCATGCACCAGAACGACATCGAGCTGGAGAGCATCGACGTCATCAGCAACGGCCAACGCACCGCACAGGGCACGGTCCTGCGCGGCGGGTACGACCGGCTGGTGGGCCCGCTACCTGCCGTCGCCATCCGCACCGTCTGGGTCGTACTGAGATTCGACCCCGGCGCGAACGTCGACGCGGTCTTCCGCCGGGGAGGCAGCCGGCGCGGCGCGGAACGATGTGCCGTCATCGCCACCGCACGGGTCCGCCGGGCATTGGCGGCGGCCCATTGCGCCAGCACCATCCTGCAGGCGGGCCAGATTCACCGGATCAGCGCCGAAATGCTCCGGCAGTACGCGGGCGCACCCATGCACGAGGAGTGGGGTGGGCTCATGCTCATCGACTCCTACAACGTCGCCATGGGAATTGACCCGTGGTACATCACCGATGCCACTCTCACGGGACTGTGGGCTCGGCCCACGCTGGAGACCACCGTGACGGTTCGGTTGCGCCCGGCCGCGAAGGGCCGCACATCGGTTGGCGCACTGGTGCGGTGGGCAACCGACGAACAACTTCCGATACGCCATTCCACGGGAATGACCTCACTGAACGGGAGCCAGCGCGACGCGTTCTTCGCCGGACTTCCCGTGGGGGCCATCGGGTTGGAGTACCTGACCCGCAGCATCGAGATGAGCAACGAGGAGCTCGACGGCATTCATCTGCCGACGTCGGGCTGCGGACAATTGATCGGCTCGGATATGTCCGGCCGCGCGATCGCCGCACGGTTGTCCGGACAGGGCGTCCATACCGTGGTGGTCCGCGCCGAACTCTACGTATGCCAGCAGGTGGTGCTCAGAGCGGTGGCGATCGGAGCGCTTGTGGTCGTCTACACCGACCGTCCCCATATGTGGGATGTCATGGTGACCTCGATCGGCGACGCCAACCGCATCCAATTCGCGAGTGGCCCAGGCTTTATCGACCCCCGATGCACCCTGGCCGTGGTGGATGGCATGCAGCCGACCGCACTACCCAGCAACTGCACGGCACTGCACATCATCAGCAGCGAATACGACGCGCTTCCAGCCCGGCCGGATGTCATCATCGACCAGCCCAACGGCTACGGCGACCACATCCTCTTGACCGCCGGTGGCGAGACCATTCAGGTCCGCCTCGTGACGGTCAGCGATGAGTTGGCCTACCTGGGCCGACCGATACAGGCTTTCGCACAGTAGAAGTTTCGCGGCTTCAAAGCTCGTCCCGCATACGTTCCCGGTAGGCGGCCACATGCTGCCGGTTACCGCAGTTTCCGGTGTCACAGAACATCCTGGATCTGTTGCGTGACAAGTCGATCAGGACGGCATCACAGTCCGGGGCGGCACAGGTCTTCAAACGCCGCTGTTCGCCGGTGCGCACCAGATCCGCGAACACCATGGCGGTCTCGGCACCCAGGCGGTCCGCGAGCGGCGCGTCACTGGCCGCCATGTGCAGGTGCCAATCGGGTTCCTCGACATGCCGGGTGAGCCACGGCGAGGCGTGGGTATCGGCCAGCAAGGCGTTGACCTGCCGGACCACGTACTCCTCGTCGTTGATATGCGCCCAGATATCACCCAACCGGGTCCGTAGCGTCTTCACGGCCTGCAGCTCGGCCTCATCACCGTCACGTCTGCCGGTCCAGCCGTACCGATCCAACAGCGGCGGCAATGCGTCCGGATCAGGGAGCAGTTCCCGATCGTTGCGGGCGGTGTTGATCAGCTCAGCCGCCGATTTCAGCCCCTGCTCCGTGTCATGAGTGAAAAGCATTTGACACCTGACATCCTTCACTTATACCGTCATGACCGTATTCGATTTTACTCATGACACGCGGGAGGTGCGGTGAACGACAGGGCCACTTTCCGGGCGGGCGTGATCCTCGCCCTCGCCTCGGCCGCCACCTTCGGGTTTTCCGGTCCCTTCGCCAAGTCACTCATGGCGGCAGGCTGGTCCCTGACCGCCGTCGTCACCGCGCGCCTGGCCACCGGTGCCGCAGTCATGGTCGTGGCCGCTTGCATCGCAGCGCCCGGATGGTTCTCCGAGGCCAGGCGCCACACTAAAGTCGTTGTGCTGTATGGGATCATTCCCGTGGCCGGGGCCCAGTTCTGCTACTTCGGCGCCGTCAGGCACATGTCGGTCGGCGTGGCGATGCTCCTGGAGTTCCTGAGCCCCATCCTGGTTATCGCCTGGACCTGGCTGTCCACCCGACACCGTCCGCACACCCGGGTGCTTGCCGGCGCTGCCCTCGCATTGGCGGGGATGCTGTTGGTACTCAACATCTTCAGCGGATCCCGCGTAGAGCCGGTGGGGGTGCTGTGGGGATTGGGAGCCGCGGTCTGCGCCGCGTACTACTTCATCTCGTCACACCGGGCGGGCGGCAAGGCGCAAGGGCTGCAACCGATCACGCTGACCACCAGCGGCCTACTCGTCGGCACCATCGCGGTCGGCGGCTTCGGGCTGACCGGGATCATGCCGATGACCTTTTCCACCCAGGACGTACAGGTCGCCGGTTGGCATGCACCGGTCTACGTGCCCATCCTCATTCTCGGAGTGGTCACCACCGCGATCGCCTATCTCACTGGCATCGCCGCCATTGCCCGACTCAAGCCGAGCTATGCGTCGTTGATCGCGCTCACCGAAGTACTGTGCGCGGTGATTGCGGGATGGGTGCTGCTCGGGGAAACCATCGCACCCATCCAATACGTGGGCGCCGCGGTCATTCTCGCAGGACTGGTTCTGGCACATCAGGGCGCGGATACCTCGGCGGATGCCGAATCCAGCGCAGCCGGGCTCTCAGCTTCTTTACCTGCGGGATTGAAATCACATGGCAGTGACAGCGAATTATCCGTAACCTCAGTGTGTGACGCTACAGCCGAATCCACGCCCAGCCAGTAAGTTGTTCGCCGCCGCCGCACGCGCGGCGGTTGTTTCGGTTGCGGCAATCATGATGACCACGGGTCTCGCGGTCATCCTCCCCGCCACCGCTTCGGCGGCCTGTCCCAACGTCGAGGTTTCCTTCGCCCGCGGGCGTTCCCAGCCGCCAGGCGTCGGAAACATCGGCGACGGATTCATCAGCGCGCTGCGCAACCGCGTCAAAGACGTTGGCGTGTACGCGGTCCGGTACGACGCCAACACCGACGTCAGCGGCGGAGCGAACGACCTGAGCGCCCACCTGCAATCGGTGGCCAACTCATGCCCCAACACCAAGCTGGTGGTGGGCGGTTACTCCCTCGGCGCCGGCGTCGTCGACACCGCGTTGGGATTCCAGGGTCCCGTCTCGATCGGGGACTTCTTCAACTTCACCAATCCGGTTCCCCCAGAGGTCGGTGACCGCATTCGGGCGATCGTCACCTTCGGCAACATCGTCAACCGCTTCGCCCCGATCCAGAACCTCGCGGGCGCCTACTCCGATCGCGTCCTTGACCTGTGCAATGACGGCGACCCGGTCTGCATGGCGGGCGACAACGAGAGCTGGAAGTCCCACACCACATACCCACCGGCACTCTTTGCGCAGGCTGCGGACTTCGCTGCCGCCCGGGTGAACTAGCCTCGCCTGGGTGACTGTTTCCCAGATCACCCACCGCCAGCTGTCGGTCAATGGAATCGACATGCACGTGGCCGAACAGGGCGAAGGACCGCCGGTTGTTCTGTGCCATGGTTTTCCCGGGCTTTGGTACACCTGGCGCCACCAGCTGGCCGCGCTGTCTGCGGCCGGATATCGGGCCATCGCGCCGGATATGCGCGGATATGGACGCACCACGGCACCGCGGGACGTAACCGCCTATGACCGCAACACCACGGTCAACGACCTCGTCGGCCTGTTGGACGCGCTGGATCTGCACGATGCGGTGTTCTCCGGACACGATTTCGGGGCACATCTGGTGTGGGACATGCCCGCCTGGGCGGGGGATCGAGTTCGCGCACTGATCCAGCTGTCGGTACCGCGCACCCGGCGACTCCCGGTAACACCGAGCGTTGGATTCAATTACCTTGCCTCTCAGCACTTCACACATCTGGAGTACTTCCAGGAGCCGGGCGTGGCAGAGTCCGAGCTGGATGCGCAGCCAAAGACATTCCTGGCCACGCTGTTCCACGCTCTCAGCGGGGCAAATCGCTATCTGGATTGTTGGGACCACCCGGCACGCGTGGGCGACAAACGTAACGGCTACCTAGATGTCCTTCCGAGTCCCCCTCCCCTGCCATGGAATTGGCTTTCCGAGCAAGATCTCGACTACTACGCAGCCGAATTCACGCGCACGGGATTCACTGGTGGCCTCAACTGGTACCGGGCCGAGGATCTGGTGTGGTCCCAGAATGAGCACCTGCACGACAGACCCATCGGCGTACCGGTGACCTTCATCGCCGGATCGGCTGATCCGGTCCTGGAAATGCTCGGCCGCGACCCCATGACGGCCATGGCCGATCTCGTTCCCGGTTTGCGGTCGGTGCTGATCGTCGAGGGGGCCGGACACTTCGTGCAGATGGAGCGGCCTGACGCGGTCAACACCGCGATGATTGAGTTCCTGGGGTCGCTTCCGCCCAGGTGACATGGCCCATACCGCACCGATATGACAACTAGATTGACTTACCCGTAGCATTCCCGTGTGACGACGTACAGTGCTGTTTCACCTGCAATCGCGCACGTCCGCCGGTGGGGATTTCCGCTCGCCGCTCTGCTCATGTTCATCAGCCTGGTGACCATCTCGCAGCCGGTGACCGCGACCGCCGACCCGTGCGCCGCCGTGGATGTCTCCTTCGCTCGCGGCCGTGATGAGCCGCCCGGCCTCGGCCGGGTGGGTCAGGCGTTCGTTGACGCCCTCGGCCCCAAGGTCGGCAGCATGAACGTCTACCCCGTCAACTACAGCGCCGGACTGCTCTCCACCGGAGAAGGTGCCGATGACCTGCGCGCACACCTCAGCGACGTCGCATCATCCTGCCCGAACACCAAGCTGGTGATCGGCGGATACTCGATGGGCGCGACCGTCGTGGACGACGTCGCCAACAACCCGCCGCCGGACGTCGCCGGCCGGATCAGGGGAATCGCGACCTTCGGAAACATCGACCGGCGCGGCGGTGGCATGACCGGTCCCCTCGCCGGGCGGTGGATCGATCAGTGCAATCCCGGCGACCCGGTCTGCCAGGAGGGCGGCCGCTCGTGGACCGCGCACCAGACCTACGAGCAGACAAATCTGCCCGCTCAGGCTGCGTCTTTCGTGGCGGGCAAGCTCTAGAGAAAGGGCACACAAGACCTCGCTGACCCGTAGCATCGTGGTGTGACCACGCATCAGCGGGGCACGAGGGTCGGCGTTGTCCTGAGTTATCTTGTCGCCCTGACGGTGTTCGCGCTGTCGGCGGTGAATGTTGTCGGGCTTGTCTATGCGGTGCCTCACGCGTCGGCAGATCCGTGTTCAGACGTAGACGTCTCATTTGCACGGGGTCGCAAGGAGCCAGTCGGGTTGGGCCGCGTAGGCGGTGAGTTCGTGGACTCCCTGACCCCGCGCATCGAGGCGACCGGGGCCAGCATGAACGTCTACCCCGTCAACTACGACGCCGGCATCTTTTCGGCCGGCGGCGGGGCCAATGATCTGAGCAATCACCTGCAAGCTGTGGCAGCCAGTTGCCCCCGGACCAAGCTCGTCATCGGCGGGTACTCGATGGGTGCGGAGGTAATCGACACGATCATCGGTGTTCCGAACGTGGGCATCGGGTTCAACCGTCCCCTACCTCCCGCAGTAGGCGACCGCATCGCGGCTATCGCGACGTTCGGCAACGCCACCCACCGTACGGGCGGCCCGCTGAGCGGTATCGCCGGCGTATTCGGCTCGCGGGCAATCGATCTCTGCAATCAAGG
This window encodes:
- the eccE gene encoding type VII secretion protein EccE, whose translation is MTSSGAAPEQVRRATMPIQIMVISQLLILAAVLVSLLFGWPWWAALLIAIVSLALVLGRWGGQTVRHWAVTGFKYLTGRTYRSSGSIADTPSSQDSWTGTRWENGKLITVLEVSATQRHPSVITPDHCATDSLVPLRVLRECMHQNDIELESIDVISNGQRTAQGTVLRGGYDRLVGPLPAVAIRTVWVVLRFDPGANVDAVFRRGGSRRGAERCAVIATARVRRALAAAHCASTILQAGQIHRISAEMLRQYAGAPMHEEWGGLMLIDSYNVAMGIDPWYITDATLTGLWARPTLETTVTVRLRPAAKGRTSVGALVRWATDEQLPIRHSTGMTSLNGSQRDAFFAGLPVGAIGLEYLTRSIEMSNEELDGIHLPTSGCGQLIGSDMSGRAIAARLSGQGVHTVVVRAELYVCQQVVLRAVAIGALVVVYTDRPHMWDVMVTSIGDANRIQFASGPGFIDPRCTLAVVDGMQPTALPSNCTALHIISSEYDALPARPDVIIDQPNGYGDHILLTAGGETIQVRLVTVSDELAYLGRPIQAFAQ
- a CDS encoding cutinase family protein, translated to MFAAAARAAVVSVAAIMMTTGLAVILPATASAACPNVEVSFARGRSQPPGVGNIGDGFISALRNRVKDVGVYAVRYDANTDVSGGANDLSAHLQSVANSCPNTKLVVGGYSLGAGVVDTALGFQGPVSIGDFFNFTNPVPPEVGDRIRAIVTFGNIVNRFAPIQNLAGAYSDRVLDLCNDGDPVCMAGDNESWKSHTTYPPALFAQAADFAAARVN
- the eccB gene encoding type VII secretion protein EccB, whose product is MARQPTTRLQVSGYRFLVRRMEHALVRRDVRMIHDPMRSQSSSLMVGIVLATVVVAGCAILAFFRPNMPLGDQPIVMAKDTGAVYVRIQDTLHPALNLASARLISGNNENPKPVKDSELAKARRGPLVGIPGAPASIPGPLTGDDTIWTVCDVATPPPSSTVTSTVIAGKVTLENGNEEMPKDRYALVTVNSQMYLLYDGKRAAVDLTNPAVTRALRLEGVTPRPISMNVLNAIPEVPAIAPPPIPDAGGPSPITTGGVRVGSVIKMSRADSAEYYVVLSGGVQRVNEVTADLIRFSDSQGAQDIVSVAPDVISGHQSLNVLAVQTFPDRAGKIVDVPEKSVLCSSWKPGQEKTQEHASTKLLMGNSLPLKTDQAPVVLAQADKEGPNLDTAYIPPARSAFVRSTGLGGDTGRAESLYLILDTGVRFGIGNLEAAKSLGLTVEPVPAPWPVVGLLPPGPRLSKEDALVVHDGMPPDKTGLAINPSTSSTPPA
- a CDS encoding EamA family transporter gives rise to the protein MNDRATFRAGVILALASAATFGFSGPFAKSLMAAGWSLTAVVTARLATGAAVMVVAACIAAPGWFSEARRHTKVVVLYGIIPVAGAQFCYFGAVRHMSVGVAMLLEFLSPILVIAWTWLSTRHRPHTRVLAGAALALAGMLLVLNIFSGSRVEPVGVLWGLGAAVCAAYYFISSHRAGGKAQGLQPITLTTSGLLVGTIAVGGFGLTGIMPMTFSTQDVQVAGWHAPVYVPILILGVVTTAIAYLTGIAAIARLKPSYASLIALTEVLCAVIAGWVLLGETIAPIQYVGAAVILAGLVLAHQGADTSADAESSAAGLSASLPAGLKSHGSDSELSVTSVCDATAESTPSQ
- a CDS encoding alpha/beta fold hydrolase, encoding MTVSQITHRQLSVNGIDMHVAEQGEGPPVVLCHGFPGLWYTWRHQLAALSAAGYRAIAPDMRGYGRTTAPRDVTAYDRNTTVNDLVGLLDALDLHDAVFSGHDFGAHLVWDMPAWAGDRVRALIQLSVPRTRRLPVTPSVGFNYLASQHFTHLEYFQEPGVAESELDAQPKTFLATLFHALSGANRYLDCWDHPARVGDKRNGYLDVLPSPPPLPWNWLSEQDLDYYAAEFTRTGFTGGLNWYRAEDLVWSQNEHLHDRPIGVPVTFIAGSADPVLEMLGRDPMTAMADLVPGLRSVLIVEGAGHFVQMERPDAVNTAMIEFLGSLPPR
- a CDS encoding cutinase family protein; this encodes MFISLVTISQPVTATADPCAAVDVSFARGRDEPPGLGRVGQAFVDALGPKVGSMNVYPVNYSAGLLSTGEGADDLRAHLSDVASSCPNTKLVIGGYSMGATVVDDVANNPPPDVAGRIRGIATFGNIDRRGGGMTGPLAGRWIDQCNPGDPVCQEGGRSWTAHQTYEQTNLPAQAASFVAGKL
- a CDS encoding cutinase family protein, encoding MTTHQRGTRVGVVLSYLVALTVFALSAVNVVGLVYAVPHASADPCSDVDVSFARGRKEPVGLGRVGGEFVDSLTPRIEATGASMNVYPVNYDAGIFSAGGGANDLSNHLQAVAASCPRTKLVIGGYSMGAEVIDTIIGVPNVGIGFNRPLPPAVGDRIAAIATFGNATHRTGGPLSGIAGVFGSRAIDLCNQGDPICMAGPNNSWDAHTSYERTGLPAEAAAFVASKLNRHGEAEPSE
- a CDS encoding CGNR zinc finger domain-containing protein; amino-acid sequence: MLFTHDTEQGLKSAAELINTARNDRELLPDPDALPPLLDRYGWTGRRDGDEAELQAVKTLRTRLGDIWAHINDEEYVVRQVNALLADTHASPWLTRHVEEPDWHLHMAASDAPLADRLGAETAMVFADLVRTGEQRRLKTCAAPDCDAVLIDLSRNRSRMFCDTGNCGNRQHVAAYRERMRDEL
- the mycP gene encoding type VII secretion-associated serine protease mycosin gives rise to the protein MNLGVARRVATAAAVVMLAMASQLATGSMHMLATARAFAPLPVDPSMLPGPRPAAPIEPTEQKELCRFPGIDPKRDLNKVPTQQRGLDLPLVWQLSRGAGQTVAVIDTGVARSPRLPPLIPGGDYVFEGGNGTQDCDAHGTIVAGIIAAAPDPTGASAFSGIAPDVSLITIRQSSAKFAVKNKGGGGDRDDPSKISGVGNVDTLAMAVRTAADLGATVINISEVACASAKQFLDDRPLGAALQYAVDVKNVVVVVAAGNVGDGQCKNQNPPPDPARPNTPDWDAVLETVSPAWYNDLVLTVGSIGPDGQPSKFSLGGPWVDVSAPGEDIVSLDPNRDALTNAYMGEQGPVPIQGTSFSAPVVSGVVALVRSRFPQLSAREVMDRIKNTAHRPPGGWDPYLGYGVVDALAAVSDDLGTTSDLARANAAKKLQLPPAPAPPDPRPRRVALIGIAVCAAFLAAALAMLAPVRKLRQGRDNSTE